Proteins encoded within one genomic window of Haematobia irritans isolate KBUSLIRL chromosome 5, ASM5000362v1, whole genome shotgun sequence:
- the chn gene encoding zinc finger transcriptional factor charlatan isoform X3: protein MATVIPPTSNVEAAYEDMFKEITRKLYGEETGNGLHTLGTPVAQVATTGPTAAPEGEQRSFTNLQIDRSTQPTIEYEHNAGNIVGSTGTGSATSAPSSAPATTTQQNATNVVIQQQPEGSVVVTTTSTGGNFKSEDHLSTAFGLAALMQQNGFATTTGTILSTQAINKVITTASQQQLAGDQQHQGWNEGAQDQSHTQSQPAPTTQIVQWTTTPSGKLQSYSTTTQQEQVSTPKSKNKNRNDHSSPPASNQQTTEVIYTSPSASGNNMNQNQQTPQNSANTSSSSTTSNSSSGGNGNSRKKSNNQNNQNNNGQPLVQKRYACTHCPYSTDRRDLYTRHENIHKDEKPFQCYACLKQFNRADHVKKHFLRMHREMQYDINKTRRHVPSSNAGGSHHHGGGRSNVTITPVNTSPSDLHNDGNAIEQKPIIFQTQANVNLEQAFLEQQRQPTSSSLSIAETIEAVATATDVPLTQLKEEKNDDGTLVGGQAASVKPKREKRFTCCYCPWSGADKWGLKRHLNTHTKPFVCLLCDYKAARSERLATHVLKVHNKRACNKCSFLGDSLEEFQQHLNEVHLLKMDAISRNTASVAQDFHKAGGVQELKLPANHQLLFNNKLPSQWTTKEAAALLQSLSNANSLSYVYQEHQRSKYAHHHNGSMRQRQHSLGEDSENAPSSDTSTTTLSDDLSPLKMERSKAYNLMTPTSDQKKAAISSAFLQKSYDLQDSLSSSSGIQANDSSSSSGSNGHHYHDDQENQEQLIRSSPAYKNNNNNNNSNYYNNNNNSNYNNNNLSKIKSSHHNKENNNNATFLTQMEFQNLNKIGTQFQNYVKDIISKYYTADTPIMFPNMPTPTATAQQSQQRLGTQVSPKRKRLLSETEEYIEYLKNKEDITLTITPKQISSKPQSPLKRERDLASDSYKRLSPKKTVITSTPLNQHKTSKKSISQLATLLPLLADAASKQQYLTAPLDFSKKPSSEPDRCSKNDVIVKDEITSINNISLIKEEPQDPIESQTAQMAYANFPTQAPPPPPLAKNSFQPPIPVKMSPPPPPPVTTSPPPLNCSYFDKRSSRKQAQPKKMRQSPDIVVATLRDKYLNRMVDHKLSCMDCVKMKRSSMLVFNYHTKASLCLHRLWKHAEKPIKCKLCGEKFTKKCSMILHLMKKHNEANGFGKKTCDSRKEICYLKKMCKRRQNLRYSV from the exons ATGGCAACAGTAATTCCACCGACCTCAAATGTTGAGGCCGCCTATGAAGACATGTTTAAAGAAATCACAAGAAAATTATATGGCGAAGAGACCGGAAATGGTTTGCATACATTAGGCACACCTGTAGCACAGGTGGCGACCACAGGACCCACTGCTGCACCAGAAGGTGAACAGAGATCATTCACGAATTTG CAAATCGATCGTTCTACTCAGCCTACCATTGAGTATGAACATAATGCTGGTAATATTGTGGGATCCACGGGAACAGGTTCGGCAACATCTGCGCCGTCATCGGCACCTGCCACCACCACTCAACAAAATGCAACAAATGTGGTAATTCAGCAACAACCAGAGGGATCTGTAGTAGTTACCACCACTAGCACAGGAGGAAATTTCAAATCGGAAGATCATCTCAGTACGGCATTTGGCTTAGCGGCTTTAATGCAGCAGAATGGCTTTGCTACTACAACCGGTACGATATTGAGCACACAGGCCATAAACAAAGTGATAACTACTGCATCGCAACAACAATTGGCTGGGGATCAACAACATCAAGGCTGGAATGAGGGTGCTCAAGACCAATCGCACACACAGTCCCAACCGGCGCCAACCACTCAAATTGTCCAGTGGACAACAACTCCTAGTGGAAAACTGCAAAGTTATTCCACGACAACGCAACAGGAACAGGTCTCAACACCAAAATCCAA aaataaaaatcgtAACGATCACAGTTCACCACCAGCCAGTAATCAACAAACAACCGAGGTAATATACACTAGTCCTTCAGCTTCAGGAAATAACATGAATCAAAATCAGCAAACTCCGCAAAATAGCGCAAACACTTCTAGTTCATCTACCACCTCTAATAGTTCTTCCGGCGGAAACGGGAATAGCCGCAAAAAGTCGAATAACCAAAATAACCAAAACAACAATGGCCAGCCTTTGGTTCAGAAGAGATATGCGTGCACTCACTGTCCCTATTCGACAGATCGTCGTGATCTGTACACGCGCCACGAGAATATCCACAAGGACGAAAAACCATTCCAATGCTATGCTTGTctcaaacaattcaatcgggccGATCATGTTAAGAAGCATTTCCTACGTATGCATCGCGAAATGCAATACGACATAAACAAAACGAGACGCCATGTTCCCTCGAGTAATGCGGGTGGCAGTCATCACCACGGTGGTGGCCGAAGTAATGTCACTATTACACCGGTAAATACTAGCCCTAGTGATTTACATAATGACGGCAATGCCATTGAACAAAAACCTATCATCTTCCAGACACAGGCGAATGTCAATTTGGAACAAGCCTTTTTGGAACAACAACGCCAACCAACATCGTCTAGTCTCAGTATAGCCGAAACCATTGAAGCCGTGGCCACCGCCACTGATGTGCCCTTGACTCAGTTGAAGGAAGAAAAGAATGATGATGGAACTTTAGTCGGTGGACAAGCAGCCAGTGTGAAACCCAAGAGAGAGAAACGTTTCACATGTTGCTATTGTCCATGGTCAGGTGCTGATAAATGGGGCTTGAAGCGCCATTTGAATACCCATACAAAACCGTTCGTCTGTCTACTTTGCGATTACAAGGCAGCCCGATCAGAGCGTTTGGCGACGCATGTCCTTAAAGTTCACAACAAAAGGGCATGTAACAAATGCTCGTTCTTGGGAGATTCTTTGGAGGAATTCCAGCAACATTTGAATGAAGTGCA TCTTTTAAAAATGGACGCTATCAGTCGTAACACAGCTTCTGTCGCTCAGGATTTTCATAAGGCGGGAGGCGTGCAAGAGTTGAAACTACCAGCCAATCATCAACTCCTGTTCAATAATAAACTGCCCTCACAGTGGACGACTAAAGAAGCCGCTGCTTTATTGCAAAGCCTTAGCAATGCCAACAGTTTAAGCTATGTGTACCAAGAACACCAGCGTTCCAAATATGCACATCATCACAATGGTTCAATGCGCCAAAGGCAACATTCCCTTGGCGAGGATAGTGAGAATGCACCATCGTCGGATACATCAACGACCACTTTAAGCGATGACTTGTCACCATTGAAGATGGAACGATCCAAAGCTTACAATCTGATGACGCCGACCAGTGACCAAAAGAAGGCGGCCATATCATCGGCATTCTTGCAGAAGAGCTATGATTTGCAAGATTCCCTATCGAGCTCTTCGGGGATCCAGGCAAATGACAGCAGCAGTAGCAGCGGCAGCAATGGCCATCACTACCATGATGACCAAGAAAATCAAGAGCAGCTTATTAGATCGTCTCCcgcatacaaaaataataataacaacaacaatagtaactattataacaacaacaacaatagtaattacaacaacaacaatctgAGTAAAATAAAGTCGTCACACCACAATAAGGAAAACAATAACAATGCAACATTCCTCACACAAATGGAATTCCAGAACCTCAATAAAATTGGTACTCAATTCCAGAACTATGTCAAAGACATTATAAGCAAATACTATACAGCAGATACGCCCATTATGTTCCCCAATATGCCAACACCAACCGCCACTGCTCAACAGAGCCAACAAAGGTTGGGAACCCAGGTTTCACCCAAACGCAAGCGTTTATTGAGTGAAACGGAGGAATATAttgaatatctgaaaaacaaggaAGACATAACGCTAACCATAACCCCAAAACAAATTTCCAGTAAACCACAATCGCCATTAAAGAGAGAAAGAGATTTGGCCTCGGACTCATACAAGAGGCTATCACCAAAGAAGACGGTCATCACATCTACTCCGCTCAATCAGCATAAGACTAGCAAGAAATCCATATCACAGCTGGCCACCCTTTTGCCGCTATTGGCCGATGCTGCTTCTAAGCAACAATATTTAACCGCTCCACTTGATTTCAGTAAAAAGCCATCATCTGAACCCGATAGATGCAGTAAGAACGATGTGATCGTTAAAGACGAAATCACATCAATAAATAATATATCGCTCATAAAAGAAGAACCCCAAGATCCAATAGAGtcgcaaacggcacaaatggcaTATGCAAATTTTCCAACACAAGCACCACCCCCACCACCATTGGCAAAAAACTCATTCCAACCGCCAATACCAGTGAAAATGTCACCACCACCGCCGCCACCAGTAACCACGTCCCCACCACCATTGAACTGCTCCTACTTCGATAAACGTTCCTCTCGCAAACAGGCCCAGCCAAAGAAAATGCGCCAATCACCAGACATTGTAGTTGCTACACTTCGGGATAAGTACCTAAATCGTATGGTCGACCACAAACTGAGCTGTATGGACTGTGTAAAAATGAAGAGGTCATCTATGCTAGTCTTCAATTACCATACCAAAGCTTCACTATGCCTACATCGCCTATGGAAACATGCAGAGAAACCAATAAAGTGTAAACTATGTGGTGAAAAGTTTACCAAGAAATGCAGTATGATTTTGCATTTGATGAAGAAACACAACGAAGCTAATGGTTTTGGAAAGAAGACTTGTGATAGCCGAAAGGaaatttgttatttaaaaaaaatgtgtaagcGGCGTCAAAATTTGAGGTATTCGGTTTAA